In Lodderomyces elongisporus chromosome 1, complete sequence, a genomic segment contains:
- the SAS2 gene encoding SAS complex subunit, whose protein sequence is MLQSSLNTTITDPISNPNIPDKNSNQPTSIPATSASASASASASASASGATSTSKTNSKSTPFYGQSNFINIGKITLGKYKFQPWFSNTAYFYPHEGSHDQLGYEYANQVSLEPNSRRRSKITDRECSIKNLYVCEYCFKYSQSGTAVVAHQHICPNNVPKPKVGSLAYYDYEKGIVIREVRGYQDPLFCQNLCLFGKLFLDDKSVYYNVDHFNFYIYYAKPDAKENYKPMGFFSKEMIAYDNSNNLACICVFPPYQRRGIGQSLIELSYMLESSPTSNSDRRTGPEVPLSPYGKAAYLKYWSACVVQSLLEYGSVSNGGTESFSKNTDLLKVTLDQLGAANHLRKEDVLFTMEHMGILITENDKVYVSLKALNKWKDKKKKTHDSINYLLQPKYLSKLV, encoded by the coding sequence ATGTTGCAAAGCAGTCTAAATACAACAATTACAGATCCAATTCTGAATCCAAACATACCAGACAAAAACAGCAATCAACCAACCTCGATACCAGCtacttctgcttctgcttctgcttctgcttctgcttccgCTTCTGCTTCCGGAGCCACATCAACATCTAAAACAAATTCTAAATCGACACCTTTTTATGGTCAGTccaatttcatcaacattgGAAAAATCACATTAGGGAAATACAAATTTCAACCATGGTTCAGCAACACTGCATACTTTTATCCTCATGAAGGGTCACATGACCAATTGGGATACGAATATGCCAATCAAGTTTCTCTTGAGCCCAACTCGCGACGCCGTCTGAAAATCACCGACAGAGAGTGCTCGATTAAAAACCTCTACGTATGTGAATATTGTTTTAAATACTCACAGTCAGGCACTGCTGTCGTGGCGCACCAACATATATGTCCAAACAACGtgccaaaaccaaaagtcGGTAGCTTGGCATACTATGATTACGAAAAAGGAATCGTGATAAGGGAAGTACGAGGGTACCAGGACCCATTATTCTGTCAAAACCTATGTCTTTTCGGAAAATTGTTTCTTGACGACAAATCTGTTTATTATAATGTTGAccattttaatttttatatatactaTGCTAAACCTGACGCCAAGGAGAACTACAAACCAATGGGATTCTTTTCCAAGGAGATGATTGCATATGATAACTCGAATAACCTTGCATGCATTTGCGTGTTTCCACCGTATCAAAGAAGGGGTATTGGTCAGCTGTTGATCGAGTTGCTGTATATGCTCGAAAGCTCGCCGACCTCAAACTCTGATAGGAGAACAGGGCCCGAGGTGCCACTATCGCCGTATGGGAAAGCTGCATATCTCAAATACTGGTCCGCATGTGTGGTGCAAAGCTTGCTTGAGTATGGATCGGTATCTAATGGAGGAACTGAGCTGTTTAGCAAAAATACGGACCTCTTGAAAGTCACCCTTGACCAATTGGGTGCAGCAAATCATCTTCGAAAAGAAGATGTCTTATTTACAATGGAACATATGGGTATATTAATCACTGAAAACGATAAGGTCTACGTATCTTTGAAAGCTTTGAACAAATGGaaggataaaaaaaagaaaacacatGACTCAATCAACTATTTACTTCAACCAAAGTATTTGAGCAAACTTGTCTAG
- the CDH1 gene encoding substrate-specific activator of APC-dependent proteolysis, with protein sequence MNNNSGRRSFHPFETPQSPSRSTRATNLPPHIGNAIGSTSTSTSTSTSTNLTSSIPASPSRRRNNNTVFSDRYIPNRTGVDLQAAFSLSHEERTLPEARSFRNSSFDNDNEIEMQREEEANETFSTILKAELFGDNVPMATANLQANATGGGFNNNNRPKSTGSNHGSYLSGVGTPPRTSGTGSSSGSGSTSYTIGSGQQHFPGTSSASSYNADDVTTTPRRKNKTNLFTYQSPKKTRPISRDLQQELYSLSPVRQESQKLLLSPQRKPRAISKVPYRVLDAPELSDDFYLNLVDWGQQDVLAVGLGDSVYLWDGATQSVERLCNLSNKDKVTSLNWIGVGSHLAIGTSKGLVEIWDATKIKCVRTMTGHSLRVSSLAWNEHILSSGSRDRTILNRDVRIEDHYVNKFESHKQEICGLKWNVEEKKLASGGNDNNLFIWDGLNPKPLYQLTSHTAAVKAIAWSPHQRGILASGGGTADKTIKTWNTLTGSMVHDINTGSQVCNLVWSKNSNELVSTHGYSRNQIIVWKYPSMQQIAQLTGHTYRVLYLSLSPDGETIVTGAGDETLRFWNVFEKNKHNEPPASVLLGAFSQLR encoded by the coding sequence ATGAATAACAATTCAGGAAGAAGGTCTTTCCATCCTTTTGAAACACCGCAATCTCCATCACGCTCAACGCGAGCGACAAACCTTCCACCTCATATTGGAAATGCTATAggatcaacatcaacatcaacatcaacatcaacatcaaccaATTTGACCTCTTCCATTCCAGCTTCTCCGCTGCGAAGACGCAATAACAATACGGTATTCAGTGACCGATACATTCCCAATCGTACTGGAGTCGATCTACAAGCTGCTTTTAGTCTAAGCCATGAAGAGCGAACCTTACCTGAAGCACGAAGTTTTAGGAACTCATCCTTTGACAATGATAATGAGATTGAAATGcagagagaagaagaggcaAACGAAACATTTTCTACAATATTGAAAGCAGAATTGTTTGGCGACAACGTACCAATGGCCACAGCGAATCTACAAGCTAACGCCACCGGCGGTGGttttaacaacaataaccgACCAAAGAGTACAGGTTCGAACCATGGAAGTTACCTATCTGGCGTGGGAACCCCTCCAAGGACTTCTGGAACTGGCTCAAGTAGTGGATCAGGATCAACTTCATATACTATAGGTAGTGGGCAGCAACATTTTCCAGGGACTAGCTCAGCGTCTTCCTACAATGCAGACGACGTGACTACAACTCCTCGGcgtaaaaacaaaaccaatcTATTCACATATCAATCGCCAAAAAAGACGAGACCAATATCAAGAGACCTTCAGCAGGAGTTGTATTCTTTATCACCAGTGCGACAAGAGTCacaaaaattattattatcaccTCAAAGAAAACCAAGGGCTATCTCAAAAGTTCCGTATAGAGTCTTGGATGCACCGGAACTTTCGGAtgatttttatttgaaCTTGGTTGATTGGGGCCAACAAGATGTGTTGGCGGTAGGATTGGGTGACAGCGTTTACTTGTGGGATGGAGCCACGCAATCTGTTGAAAGACTATGCAACCTTTCCAATAAGGATAAGGTCACCAGTCTAAATTGGATTGGTGTTGGCTCACATTTGGCGATTGGTACATCAAAAGGATTGGTTGAAATATGGGatgcaacaaaaattaaatgcGTGAGGACAATGACTGGTCATTCCTTACGTGTCAGCTCCTTGGCTTGGAACGAGCATATCTTATCTAGCGGGTCTAGAGACAGAACCATATTAAATCGAGATGTTCGAATCGAGGACCATTATGTCAATAAATTCGAAAGCCACAAGCAGGAAATCTGTGGGTTGAAATGGAATGttgaggaaaagaaattggcgagtggtggtaatgataataatttatttatatggGACGGGCTAAACCCCAAACCTTTATATCAGTTAACTAGCCATACTGCAGCAGTAAAGGCAATTGCATGGTCGCCTCATCAAAGAGGCATCTTGGCATCTGGCGGGGGTACAGCAGACAAAACAATCAAGACGTGGAATACGTTAACAGGAAGCATGGTGCATGACATCAATACCGGGTCACAAGTTTGCAACTTGGTTTGGTCTAAAAATTCAAACGAGTTAGTATCAACGCATGGCTACTCGCGAAACCAAATCATTGTGTGGAAGTATCCTTCTATGCAGCAGATTGCCCAATTAACAGGTCATACCTATAGAGTATTATACTTGTCGCTATCCCCAGATGGAGAGACTATAGTCACCGGTGCTGGAGACGAGACATTACGTTTTTGGAAtgtgtttgaaaaaaataagcaCAATGAACCGCCTGCTTCTGTTTTACTTGGTGCGTTCTCTCAGCTCCGTTAA
- the DPB4 gene encoding DNA polymerase epsilon noncatalytic subunit: MPPKGWKKNAEQNGGHLPHKERELVSIDEILFPRATLQKLAKSIIQDDDAQNNMILAKDSLLALQRSSTVFVSYLLFYAKQIANETGRKTVNAQDMMGALERAEFGGFVPEIKEKLAAFETSSKTKPKVAKKPEETGSRNASNSNAATTEEAEKVITKKPRLHDGIRMGDTITIKESDSEGDDDSEEKEDIEEVEVDKVANKEDDLEKDDQDGEEDEGKLENDKEEEEEEDDDEEQENDDDDDDEEEDHDDDEEEEEEGEEAEVSVNPIAASSRDEYELEIAGEENMNTVDEDDDLDESDNSGEED, translated from the coding sequence ATGCCACCAAAAGGTTGGAAGAAAAACGCAGAGCAAAATGGTGGACATTTACCACACAAGGAGAGAGAACTCGTATCCATCGACgaaattttgtttcctcGAGCAACACTACAAAAATTAGCTAAATCCATTATACAAGATGACGATGCGCAGAACAATATGATCTTGGCAAAGGATTCATTATTGGCATTGCAAAGGTCGTCGACCGTGTTTGTTAgttatttgttattttatGCCAAGCAGATTGCAAACGAGACAGGAAGGAAAACAGTTAACGCACAGGATATGATGGGTGCTTTGGAACGAGCAGAGTTTGGCGGGTTTGTTCCCGAGATCAAGGAGAAATTGGCAGCTTTTGAGACAAGTTCAAAAACCAAGCCCAAAGTGGCCAAGAAACCAGAAGAAACTGGTTCAAGGAATGCTTCGAACTCTAATGCAGCGACAACAGAGGAAGCGGAAAAAGTGATTACAAAGAAACCCAGGTTGCATGATGGAATCCGCATGGGTGATACAATTACAATTAAGGAATCTGATTCTGAAGGAGACGATGATCtggaggaaaaggaagataTAGAAGAAGTTGAAGTGGACAAAGTTGCtaataaagaagatgatttGGAGAAAGATGACCAAGATGGCGAGGAAGATGAGGGGAAGTTAGAAaatgataaagaagaagaagaagaagaagatgatgacgaagaacaagagaatgatgatgatgatgatgacgaagaagaagatcatgacgatgatgaagaagaagaagaggaaggaGAAGAGGCGGAAGTTTCAGTTAATCCCATTGCTGCGTCATCGAGAGATGAGTATGAGTTGGAAATTGCTGGCGAGGAGAATATGAATACGGTTGATGAGGACGATGACCTTGATGAGTCGGACAATCTGGGCGAAGAAGATTGA
- the MET2_2 gene encoding homoserine O- acetyltransferase, producing the protein MTPPKKEKTYSLETELVLSKSGDQYNASVPPLYQSATFKQPSLSNMGAYDYTRSGNPTRTHLQTHLAKIMKAKHAFAVSSGMGCLDVITRLLKPGDEVIAGDDLYGGTHRLLTYLNKKGDLIAHHYDTTNTELIKSKITEKTRMIFLESPTNPLIKVVDVKSIADYGHSVNPDLIVVFDNTMMSPIFMTPLDLGVDIQYESATKYLNGHHDIMAGVIATRSTPLSEQLYYVINSTGCGLSPFDCWLLSRGLKTLAVRIERQQDNCIKIAKFLENIGFKVRYPGLKSHPQYELHASMCSGFGAVLSFETGSIKLSEKIVENTDIFGIAVSFGCVNSLISMPCRMSHASIDAKTREEREFPEDLIRLCIGIENVDDLIDDLTKALLKSGAVKVNYKDELFNAVDLQPKL; encoded by the coding sequence ATGACACCAccaaagaaggaaaagactTATAGTCTAGAGACGGAACTAGTGCTTTCGAAATCGGGAGACCAATACAATGCTTCAGTTCCTCCATTATACCAATCCGCTACTTTTAAGCAACCCTCGCTTTCAAATATGGGTGCATATGACTATACTCGTTCCGGTAACCCAACAAGGACACATTTGCAAACACATTTGGCCAAAATTATGAAAGCAAAGCATGCATTTGCCGTGTCCTCTGGAATGGGATGTCTTGATGTTATTACTAGGTTGTTGAAACCAGGTGATGAAGTCATTGCCGGCGACGACTTGTATGGCGGTACACATAGATTACTTACATatttaaacaaaaagggCGATTTGATAGCCCACCACTATGATACTACAAACACAGAGTTGATAAAGCTGAAAATCACCGAAAAGACAAGAATGATATTTTTGGAATCTCCCACAAACCCATTAATCAAAGTCGTTGATGTCAAGAGTATAGCAGATTATGGTCATCTGGTTAATCCAGATTTAATTGTTGTGTTTGATAATACCATGATGTCGCCAATATTCATGACTCCTCTTGATTTGGGAGTAGATATCCAATACGAATCAGCAACAAAATATCTCAATGGTCATCATGATATCATGGCTGGTGTCATTGCCACTCGTTCAACCCCGCTTTCGGAACAATTATATTACGTGATCAACTCTACTGGTTGCGGATTATCACCCTTTGATTGTTGGTTATTGTCCAGAGGTTTAAAAACTCTTGCTGTGCGTATTGAAAGACAGCAAGATAATTGTATCAAGATTGCCAAGTTTTTGGAGAATATAGGGTTTAAAGTAAGGTACCCTGGACTAAAATCACATCCACAGTATGAGTTGCATGCATCCATGTGTTCAGGGTTTGGGGCAGTATTATCTTTCGAAACAGGCTCTATCAAATTGAGTGAAAAGATTGTGGAAAACACAGACATTTTTGGTATTGCCGTTTCTTTTGGATGTGTGAACTCGTTAATCTCAATGCCTTGTAGAATGTCGCATGCTTCAATAGatgcaaaaacaagagaGGAAAGAGAATTTCCTGAAGATTTGATTAGATTATGCATTGGTATAGAGAATGTTGATGACTTGATTGACGATTTGACCAAGGCATTGTTAAAGAGTGGCGCTGTAAAAGTCAACTACAAGGATGAATTATTCAATGCAGTCGACTTGCAACCAAAACTTTAG
- the RFA1 gene encoding Replication factor A protein 1 (BUSCO:EOG09262387) has product MTSFPLSKGALKKAFHKDTHDKVKCPLVFQITNMKAVDTVNNQRKYRILLSDGVYSTHGLINENCTAYLENNNVSRYATIQVNRFSTLTSTKHFFFIEDFELLNNAGEKLVEKPISVDDYFAEHPDEASAAITAKRGDSLDRNESPAPGGAGATPPVAQSTYPGQQQQQQQQQQQQQAVAQNPQYPKPRGVGLGAGDKNGPRISPIETLSPYQNNWTIRARVSYKGELRTWSNAKGEGKVFSVNFLDESDEIKASAFNETAEKAYNILEEGKVYYISKAKVAAARKKFNNLTHPYELQLEKDSEITECFDESNVPKLNFNFVKLDQIQNLDANAIVDVIGALKVVNPPFQITAKSTGKAFDRRDITIVDESGFAVDIGLWNQTAADFAVEEGSVIAFKGCKVSDFNGRTLSLTQSGSLIANPGIPESYHLKGWYDNIGVKENYKSLKTESGAGSNNLSVMERFAQRKMISQVEDENIGGQNGGEKLEYFSTKASLSYAKPENFAYPACPNILSQSGDASLSGAGARQNPCNKKLVQYDDKWRCERCNMEFDRPTWRYILNCGIMDASGQIWVTLFDEQAKKLLGMEANELVELSQENQNAAAEVIHRNYFREFNFRIRAKQDTFNDQLKIRYQCMGLTDIDYTAECDYLCKEIDSVLG; this is encoded by the coding sequence ATGACTTCGTTTCCGTTATCGAAGGGTGCTTTGAAAAAGGCATTCCACAAAGATACTCATGATAAAGTTAAATGTCCCCTCGTGTTTCAAATCACAAACATGAAGGCTGTTGACACCGTGAACAACCAAAGAAAGTACCGTATTCTTTTGAGTGATGGTGTATATTCGACCCATGGTTTGATCAATGAGAATTGTACAGCgtatttggaaaataacAACGTTTCGAGGTACGCCACCATCCAAGTTAATAGATTTAGTACCTTGACATCAACcaaacacttttttttcattgagGATTTCGAATTGCTAAACAATGCTGGAGAGAAATTGGTTGAAAAGCCAATATCTGTGGATGACTATTTTGCCGAACACCCTGACGAGGCTTCTGCTGCCATCACAGCAAAGAGAGGCGATTCGCTTGATAGAAATGAGAGTCCAGCTCCAGGAGGAGCTGGTGCCACGCCACCAGTGGCACAATCCACATACCCTggtcaacaacaacaacaacaacaacagcaacaacaacaacaggcAGTGGCACAAAATCCACAATACCCCAAACCAAGAGGTGTTGGTTTGGGCGCTGGAGACAAGAACGGACCAAGAATCTCACCCATTGAAACATTGTCTCCATACCAAAACAACTGGACTATTAGAGCGCGTGTATCGTACAAAGGTGAATTGAGAACTTGGTCCAATGCAAAGGGCGAAGGTAAAGTGTTTAGTGTTAATTTTCTCGACGAGTCGGACGAAATCAAAGCTTCCGCATTCAACGAAACTGCAGAAAAAGCCTATAATATTCTTGAGGAGGGAAAAGTTTACTACATCTCAAAGGCAAAAGTTGCTGCTGCGAGGAAAAAGTTTAACAATTTGACGCATCCATATGAATTGCAATTGGAAAAGGACTCAGAAATCACCGAGTGTTTTGATGAATCAAACGTTCCTAaactcaatttcaattttgtcaaGCTTGACCAGATTCAAAACTTGGATGCAAACGCTATCGTGGATGTTATTGGTGCTTTAAAAGTGGTTAATCCACCTTTTCAGATTACTGCCAAGTCGACTGGTAAAGCTTTTGATAGAAGGGATATCactattgttgatgaatcGGGATTTGCTGTAGATATTGGTCTTTGGAACCAAACAGCAGCAGACTTTGCCGTAGAGGAAGGTTCAGTGATTGCATTTAAAGGTTGTAAAGTCTCCGACTTTAACGGAAGAACATTGAGTCTTACACAATCCGGATCGCTTATTGCAAATCCGGGCATTCCAGAATCGTACCATTTGAAAGGATGGTACGATAATATTGGAGTTAAGGAAAACTACAAATCACTCAAGACAGAGTCTGGCGCTGGAAGTAACAACCTTTCGGTTATGGAAAGATTTgcccaaagaaaaatgatttcgcaagttgaagatgaaaacatTGGTGGTCAAAATGGTGGTGAAAAACTTGAATATTTTAGTACAAAGGCTAGTTTATCCTATGCTAAACCAGAAAACTTTGCATACCCAGCATGCCCAAACATCTTATCGCAATCTGGAGACGCGTCTTTGTCGGGCGCGGGAGCAAGACAAAATCCatgtaataaaaaattagtGCAATACGACGATAAATGGAGATGCGAGCGTTGTAACATGGAATTTGATAGACCCACATGGAGGTATATTCTTAATTGTGGAATTATGGATGCTTCGGGACAAATCTGGGTGACTTTGTTTGATGAACAAGCCAAGAAATTGTTGGGAATGGAAGCAAATGAGTTAGTGGAGTTGAGCCAGGAGAACCAAAACGCTGCAGCAGAAGTGATCCATAGAAATTACTTTAGAGAGTTCAACTTTAGAATCAGGGCCAAGCAGGATACATTTAATGATCAATTAAAGATTAGATACCAGTGCATGGGATTAACAGATATTGACTACACTGCAGAATGTGACTATTTGTGCAAAGAGATTGACTCTGTTTTGGGCTGA
- the NUO24 gene encoding NADH:ubiquinone oxidoreductase 24, which produces MLSRLISSIPVRATATTHIAKRSSSIISVHRETKEDNTTLPFEFNSENKKRAEEIIAKYPPQYKKGACMPLLDLGQRQLGFTSISVMNYVAKLLDMPPMRVYEVATFYTMYNRHPMGKYNIQVCTTTPCQLCGSDGIMDAIKGYLKIKPGQTTPDKLFTLQEVECLGACVNAPMLAVNDDYHEDLTPEATVDLLKKLKEGGDNFELSEIGVGPVLNKRESCEPFSGQKVLLSKEPNDMRKFTRADL; this is translated from the coding sequence ATGTTATCACGTCTAATTTCTTCCATTCCTGTTAGAGCAACAGCTACTACCCACATTGCAAAAAGATCTTCTTCCATCATATCAGTACatagagaaacaaaagaagacaatACAACTTTACCATTTGAGTTTAATtccgaaaacaaaaagagagcTGAAGAAATCATCGCCAAGTACCCTCCTcaatacaaaaaaggaGCATGCATGCCTCTTTTGGACTTGGGTCAACGTCAATTGGGATTCACTTCAATTTCAGTAATGAACTACGTTGCCAAATTGTTGGATATGCCACCAATGAGAGTCTACGAAGTTGCCACTTTTTACACAATGTACAATAGACATCCAATGGGTAAATACAATATCCAGGTGTGTACCACCACACCATGTCAATTATGTGGAAGTGATGGTATCATGGATGCGATCAAGGGCTACTTGAAAATAAAGCCAGGCCAAACTACACCAGACAAACTCTTTACATTACAAGAAGTTGAATGTTTAGGTGCATGTGTCAATGCACCAATGCTTGCCGTAAATGATGATTACCATGAAGATTTGACACCTGAGGCAACAGTtgatttgttgaagaaattgaaagaaggTGGGGACAATTTCGAATTGAGTGAAATCGGTGTTGGACCAGTATTGAACAAGAGGGAGTCTTGCGAACCATTTAGTGGTCAAAAGGTACTATTGAGCAAGGAACCCAATGATATGAGAAAGTTCACCAGAGCTGACTTGTAG